From the genome of Eucalyptus grandis isolate ANBG69807.140 chromosome 2, ASM1654582v1, whole genome shotgun sequence, one region includes:
- the LOC104423671 gene encoding early light-induced protein 1, chloroplastic, whose protein sequence is MASAILLRSIPASPSAAIEINYRRSVVRGHFPAYYVPRTAARGGLRVRCMTEEIKPEGSTETPASDVPSSSPTPTPSPSPKPKRKVSTSFTDVFAFSGPAPERINGRLAMIGFVAAIAVELSKGQDLFAQISDGGIPWFLGTSVLLSVASLVPLFQGVTVESKSGGLMTSDAELWNGRLAMLGLVALAFTEYVKGGTLV, encoded by the exons ATGGCCTCAGCAATCCTGCTGCGCTCGATTCCTGCAAGTCCTAGTGCCGCGATCGAGATTAATTACAGGAGATCTGTCGTGAGAGGGCATTTCCCCGCCTACTATGTTCCTAGGACGGCTGCCCGAGGTGGCTTGCGCGTGAGGTGTATGACTGAG GAGATCAAGCCGGAAGGTAGCACGGAGACACCAGCTTCTGACGTTCCCTCTTCATCGCCTACACCAACCCCATCCCCATCCCCGAAGCCAAAACGGAAG GTGAGCACCAGCTTCACAGATGTGTTTGCATTCAGCGGCCCGGCACCGGAGAGGATCAATGGCAGACTGGCGATGATTGGCTTTGTGGCGGCTATTGCGGTCGAACTGTCCAAAGGTCAGGACTTGTTTGCTCAGATCAGCGATGGTGGCATCCCGTGGTTCTTGGGAACGAGTGTTCTGCTGTCGGTTGCATCTCTGGTTCCACTATTTCAAGGAGTCACAGTTGAGTCGAAGTCAGGCGGGTTGATGACTTCCGATGCTGAGTTGTGGAATGGAAGGTTGGCGATGTTGGGACTGGTCGCGTTGGCCTTCACCGAATATGTCAAGGGAGGGACACTTGTGTAG